In Bacteroidota bacterium, one DNA window encodes the following:
- a CDS encoding RHS repeat-associated core domain-containing protein produces the protein MRQKTEAFTLSSLTYTPSSGTTKQDCAYTYDLAGNIVGMVDKTTECAVGGTNATNPDELIRIFAYDALYRLIYATGREAGSHVSTSDPNFRPTPDTSAGGTVAYYREYTYDKLGNMLDLYHHGGTGNQFHRVFNSASSTPFELSNLATDIEYAGTVVNYTFDDNGNMLTEGAGRSFEWDFADQLRGFAEGTTTAAYYYDAGGNRVKKVVRKSASLKEVTVYIDGGFEYLYTLDGTNTVDDEYNEIHVMDGRSRVARIKVENGIADEVKYNLEDHLGNASFTLSEAGSLINREEYFPFGETSFGSYLIKRYRYNGKERDEESGLYYYGARYYAPWTCRFVSLDPLAGSMPDSSPNCYAANNPVVLVDVDGLAPGGGQEKSKPPANLAKPAITRDDHGMTTRGAVEATDRELDRRVYATRCEINVDHLGEQQDVEDAWLENWGSQSAGERWASQDKAYAIKNRQNYDKWVAAGNDPEKFHPISTPMQVWEGVNEAAFYSLGGVKGEILKGNEKPIARFTGAYSPSPVAVKPLFGYKLTTNTGSVTVPAKGPANNTKLVTPTPKNKVGDGKALPGINTSTSTVPQVKINYENGKTFEKDLGTLLEKEGFDIEYGVTMKTMFGDRVLDIVLSKNGQRVGAIECKTGNSPHTVDQRNKDWAIKEQYGLDVVLIRKPNNW, from the coding sequence TTGAGACAGAAGACCGAGGCATTCACTTTGTCTTCTCTTACCTATACCCCAAGCTCCGGCACTACCAAGCAAGACTGCGCCTACACGTACGACCTTGCCGGAAACATCGTGGGGATGGTGGACAAGACGACCGAATGTGCTGTGGGTGGGACCAATGCGACCAATCCAGATGAACTGATTCGCATCTTCGCGTATGATGCACTGTATCGGTTGATCTATGCAACTGGTCGTGAGGCTGGGTCCCATGTGAGCACTTCGGATCCCAATTTCAGACCGACACCCGACACTTCCGCAGGTGGCACGGTCGCCTATTATCGCGAATACACCTATGATAAGCTGGGCAACATGCTTGACCTGTACCACCATGGCGGCACTGGGAATCAGTTCCATCGGGTTTTTAACTCTGCGTCTAGCACCCCATTCGAACTGAGCAACTTGGCAACGGACATTGAGTATGCTGGGACTGTGGTCAATTATACCTTCGACGACAATGGGAATATGCTCACAGAAGGCGCTGGACGGTCATTTGAGTGGGACTTTGCCGACCAACTTCGGGGTTTTGCGGAAGGGACTACCACCGCGGCCTACTATTACGACGCTGGCGGTAACCGCGTGAAAAAAGTGGTGCGGAAATCTGCATCCTTGAAGGAGGTCACCGTTTACATTGATGGGGGTTTTGAATATCTTTACACGCTGGACGGCACCAACACCGTTGACGATGAATACAATGAGATTCACGTCATGGACGGGCGTTCGCGAGTTGCAAGGATTAAGGTCGAGAATGGTATTGCCGATGAGGTTAAGTACAATCTTGAAGACCACCTTGGGAATGCTTCGTTTACCTTGAGTGAAGCTGGTTCTTTGATAAATCGGGAAGAGTATTTTCCGTTTGGAGAGACATCGTTTGGGAGCTATTTGATCAAGCGGTATCGGTACAATGGGAAGGAGCGGGATGAGGAAAGTGGGTTGTATTACTATGGGGCTCGGTATTATGCGCCTTGGACTTGTCGGTTTGTAAGTCTTGATCCGTTGGCTGGGTCTATGCCAGATTCTTCGCCGAATTGTTATGCGGCTAATAATCCAGTGGTTTTGGTGGATGTGGATGGGTTGGCGCCGGGGGGTGGTCAAGAAAAGTCAAAGCCACCTGCAAATTTGGCGAAGCCAGCCATTACCCGCGATGATCATGGTATGACCACTAGAGGCGCGGTGGAGGCAACTGATAGAGAACTGGATCGGAGAGTTTACGCAACTCGATGTGAAATCAACGTAGATCATTTAGGAGAACAACAAGATGTAGAAGACGCTTGGCTTGAGAATTGGGGTAGCCAAAGCGCAGGTGAAAGGTGGGCATCACAAGACAAGGCCTACGCGATTAAGAATCGTCAAAACTATGATAAGTGGGTTGCAGCCGGAAATGATCCAGAAAAATTTCATCCAATTTCAACGCCGATGCAGGTATGGGAGGGAGTCAATGAAGCTGCGTTTTATTCTCTTGGCGGTGTCAAAGGCGAAATATTAAAAGGCAATGAGAAACCAATTGCGAGATTTACTGGTGCTTATTCTCCATCACCTGTAGCTGTAAAACCTCTTTTTGGCTACAAGTTGACAACCAACACAGGTTCAGTCACCGTTCCGGCAAAAGGCCCAGCTAATAACACAAAACTCGTAACTCCAACCCCGAAAAATAAGGTCGGTGATGGCAAGGCACTACCGGGAATTAATACTTCCACAAGCACAGTCCCTCAAGTCAAGATCAACTATGAAAATGGAAAGACGTTTGAAAAAGATTTGGGTACTTTGCTTGAAAAAGAAGGTTTCGACATTGAATATGGAGTGACTATGAAAACGATGTTCGGTGACAGGGTATTGGATATTGTTCTATCGAAAAA